One Pelodiscus sinensis isolate JC-2024 chromosome 9, ASM4963464v1, whole genome shotgun sequence genomic window, ctgtagtggatcacaaactaaacaTGAGCCAACAATGTAATTCTGTTGCAAAAAACTTGAAcatcattctaggatgtattagcaCATCtcctgtaagcaagacacaagaaataattttACTGCTCTGCTCAGCACTGATAAGGCTCTGTGGAAGTACTAGGTCCAGTTCAAGGCACCTCACttcaggaaatatgtggacatattagagaaagtccagaggagagtagCAAAACAAATTAAAGATCTAAAAAACATAACCTACATGGAAAGactgaagaaaaaaaggaagtttgtttaatctggagaagagaagacagatAACAGTCTTCAGGTATGTGAAAGGTTGTTCATAAAGATcagggtgataaattgttctccttaacaacTAATAACaggacaagtagtaatgggcttcaactgcagcaagaaaGATTTAGGTTCAGCTTCCTAAGTGTATGAATAATTAAGCACGGGAACAAATTTCCTAGGAATCTCTGTCACTAGTGATTTTAAGatgaggttagacaaacacttgtcagggatgatctagataatacATAATCCTGACTCAGTCCAGTGAAAAAGTCtatggaggtcccttccagtcctacacttgCTTCTGTGATAGGCAAGTATCAGATGAAAAAggctatataaatatatacacactGCTTCCAAATCTGAACTAGTTGAAATAGATAAAAAGAGTTGCTTTTACACAATCTCCCCACCCTTCCCATTTGCCCAGATCACCATCTCCTTTCCACCAGAGTGAGAATTTCAATGGGAAACAGTCACATGCTTTTTCGACATCTCAGTAATCATTAGCAAATTGAATCCCATTCTCTCCTGTAGAGAACCAGGTtgccacacacacattttctgacACTGCCCCAAAATCCAGCTGTTCTGATCAGAATTTACAAAACCTTTGACAGACCAgagagaataataaaaaaaaatcatggtccaatcctcagctggtgtaaatcagtgctgCTCCAAGACTGTTCCATTCCCGGACATACAACCCAAACCTACAAAAAAGCAACAAAAGATATTAACAGAAGCAGCAAAGACTATGACTCACAGGAAAATTACAACAAAACTAAACCAAGTATGAAAAACAGAGGAAAGGCAACAGTCTTCAATCAAACAGTCAGCAATTTGTTTGAAGAGCTAACACACCGGAAACAAGTGGCAATGCCGTAGGGCTAAAGTTTCACTGTACTGTTTCTCAACAAAATATCAATCACTGAACAAATTAAACCTCAACACAAAGCTACACAAACTACCCATGTATAACAATCTCAGACCTACCCTGCTCATGTATAAAGTGTTGCACTGCATATCTCTGTATGTAGAAAAATTAAACTCACTAGCTATACACATACCATGCCAAAACCCATTGTCCCTTTCGGTTTTAAAATATTATGCCAAGTATTTACATGTATACATTACTTTTGGACTTACCTGGAAGTACTCCTATAAAGCACAAACGAACAGCTAAACAAAAGGCAGCACACACCTTCAGACTTCCCTATTCAAAAGTGGCTTAAAAACAACTTTACCTCTGCCCTCTCTTGTTGACCACCAGCCCCAAGACTCATTGTCTAACCATCTGATTTTCCACACTGTTTAATACTAGAAGCTTCCTCCAATTAAAATCTTTGGTGAAAAGATCACACCAGGCATGTGCATGACTTACAGTGTAGAGGGCAGAATTTAGTGATGGCAGAAAATGATACAATTAACAAATGTAAACCATGTCATAATAAGAGTTATAGAAGTTATAGACATGAGAAACTTTTAGGCTCCTACAACCAACCTGAATGCTTGACAAAAGCTATATTCTTTAGAGGGTGATGTATGAAGAAGACATTAACACTTACATGCCTAATAAGATTGGATATTCAGAAAGCTACCAAGACTGCAGGATAGGCTGCATTGTATAATCAGTATTTGCTGCACATATACCCCCATCCATCTTTTTCTACTCTCTCGGTACTTTGTTAGTATAATTTAAATTGATGCACAATAGAAATGATAAAATActcaaattaaaaaagaaaacctaTTAAGTTGTGGCTGCATCTTTTGAAGGCCCAGACACAAGACACAACTccacatttgttttgtttttttaattcagtCTCATGATTTTCATGGGACCTGAcaatttttgaatgcttgaggtTGGCACTATTGCACTTAAAAAATTCTGATGCAGAAGGAAAAGTGATATAATTGGGCCAAATGCTAGTCTCGGTTACCTGAGTGGAAACCAGAATGACTGAATTCATTCTGGTCACTAAACATGCACCAAACTAACTCAGCCCAAGGTATTCCTAGGTATGCAGGGAAATGCTGCTCTCAAATCTTTCTCATTTTAAGCACCAACTCACATCCGCCTCGCCCATAGTTTCTCTCTCACTTTTATCACAGCGAATTATTGACATAAAGGCTGATTCAGGCAATGGATATGATAGAAAACTTTGTACCTATACTAAATCAGAGGCAGCTGAATGTAACCACTGAGAGTTGTATAGGCAATTGGCCAAGGACCCAGGCTAGAGCTGACTTGCATGTACATTAATCCCTAGTACAAGATTGAATGCAGACCTTAAAATGATAGGAGAATCCTTTTTTCACAGGTTACCCATTATGTGGCACAAGACCTGAAGGGTGAGTTTAGTCAAGGAGCTGGTATTGCTCCTCTCTCAAGGGAAGTATAAATTCAGGCATGTCACACTTCTAACAGAGATATGACTTCATAATTcaggattttttaaaactgtTCCAGCCCTGACCCTGGCTGATTGCCAACACTGATGTCACTGCCTTTATCTTTGGGCAACCTCGTGCTTTAGCCTGGAGACAAAGTTTTCTGTCATTTCCAGTGCATGAGTCAGCATAATCTTACGCAAGGACTTGCTGTAACAAATGTGAGATAGCAGATTTTGGTGGGACAGAAGTAAATTAGTTTGTAAACTGAGGAAGAGTTGAGAAATGCATTTCAGTGCATGACTGGGAATACATTAGGGTGATTTGGGCTGATACACACTTACTATTTACTGATTTCCAGTCTGTTGTTTTTCCTTCAGTTATCATAACTAGAGAGAGCAGATATTTAAGATGGAATACCAGGGCAATTGCCACAGGAAGTTAAGGGTGTGGGTGGAGAGACCAGTGCTCTGGCTGGGCATTCAAAGGCAGCATGGACACTCCCCTCCTGAGCTAGCCATGTGCCCCTCTTCCTGAAGAGAAACCACCCAGACTGTTACTGTAAGAGGATGAAGTGGGAGAAAAAAGTCCTTACATACCATTGCTCACAGTTTCAGCTCCACCTCTTGGCAGGCTTCGCTAATGCTCCCTCTTTAGTTTAGTCCAAACTTAGTTCTGTATTGCTTCTCAGACTcttagctacgtctacactggccccttttccggaaggggcatgtaaatttcagcagtcgtcgtagggaaatccgcgggggatttaaatatcccccgcggcatttaaataaaaatgtccgccgcttttttccggcttttaaaaaagccggaaaagagcgtctagactggccccgatcctccggaaaaagtgcccttttccggaggctcttattcttacttcaaagtaagaataagagcctccggaaaagggcactttttccggaggatcggggccagtctagacgctcttttccggcttttttaaaagccggaaaaaagcggcggacatttttatttaaatgccgcgggggatatttaaatcccccgcggatttccctacgacgactgctgaaatttacatgccccttccggaaaaggggccagtgtagatgtagccttaggctgcatctagactggcatgagtttgtgcaaatacttttaacagaaaagtttttccgttaaaagtatttgcacaagagagtgtctacactggcatgtgcctttacgcaaaagatttgcttttgcgcaagagcatccgtgccagcgtagacactctcttgcacaagaaagctccgttggccattttagccatctggctttcttgcgcaagatattaacttggctgtctacactggccctcttgcgcaagaatacttgcacaagagggcttatccctgagtgggagcatcagactatttgcgcaagaaccactgattttgtacaatacaacgtcagtgttcttgcgcaaatactcgcggccagtgtagacaggtggcaaggctttgcacaaaagtggccgcttttgtgcaaaatcttgccagtctagatgcagccttagagtTTCTGTCTCCCTGAGTTCTTGGTGGTTTACCTCTTCTCTCTGTTCCTTTATGCTTCTCTCTTGTTCCAACCTGCACTACCTGTACTAACATAGCTTTCCTTTTCTCTACCAGGTCTTCCTCAAGCTTCTCAGTGTCCCACTTACCCTATTCCAGTGTCTCTTTCCTTGCTCATTCTCTCTCCACCTGTATCACAACTGACCAGAGGAGAAGGTGGACATCTTGCCAGAGATATGGGGTACCTGGAAGTAAAAATGAGTGGAGGGGACTGGACAGAAATCTGAAGGCATGTTCAGGGCCAGAAATGGGCAGCAAGAAGGAACCTAAAAACATGTCCGGCACCTAACAAGAAATGGGCTGGGAGTGATGGATGCATGAAAGTAACCCTACAAAAGTCCCATTAGACTGGAGTCCCCAGTGGAGCTGCTGTGTATCAGGCAGGAAATGATGTCAGAGTGCACAGCTGAGAAGCAACCTACAGGTgctcaggagcagcaggcagggccagtcAGGCAGCCATATCTTCCAGCACCCAGCAGAAACTGAGACTCACCCTGTCAGGTCCCATATAAACTGGAAAATCCCCAGCAACCCCGCTCTCTCTGATTGTGACCATAATACTGGCTAGCAAAGGTTGGATCTGTCAGATCAGCACTTTGGCACTGACCCAGAAAAACACATGCTTAACCATTAAGTGCTTTTGTGGGTTAGTGCCAGAGAATTCAACACCTTGCAGCATTTAGCCCTCGGTGGGTGTTTGTCAGGTTGGACAATTTTTGGCttacttaaaacaaacaaaaaaaaacaaccagtaCTGATTTTTAGGAGACAAGGGCCAAATCTTCAGCTTGTATAAAATCAAGTAGTTCCTTTGACTGAAGTGGTGTTATGccaatttatatcagctgagaatctgcccCTACTTTCTAATTAGAGCTGCTTCACAATCAGGGTCTTATGTATGACAAATGAACTCTCTTCTGATTTTAATGAATACTAATAGTAACATTTACAATGGCATTCTTCAAATATATGTTAAAATGGGTATGCTATAGTAACCATGCTCCCAATAATACTGCTTTGTGTTTCCTTCTTACTGTGGTTCTCATATACTTTAACCAGCATTAATGATTTAAGTCTCACAACATCCCTCCAAGGTGTTCatacagggaaactgaggtactgaAACTGGATCTTTCAACGATGTTAGGCAATGTTCCTGCTAAACTTTTTCAGCCATGTGTGGCttaaatttgtatgtgcaccaaggcatgtgtgaatgtgcaccatcagtagaaacaaaaatcctacctgtgggcactctgctagtcagctgggtggcctttgaatctctcctgaacaagacacacaagcacacagtttACCGGGAACACTGGTGCTGGGCTCCCCCCACTTGCCCTTGTAAATCATCAGCTGCACTGAAATCCAGGGGTGCTGGGGACAGCACCCCTCCAAACGCAGCCCTATCGTGCATGCCAAAGGTCATGGGGCAGCAAAGGTGGCTTGAGTACCCAGGTCCCTCCCAGCCCATGCACTGTGACATCTGGGAGTCGGGTCACTGAAACGCTGCGCTGTGCAGCGCCATGCAGCACCTCGCTGCACATTGCACGCCAGCAGCTGCACTTGGCTTCCCCTAACCTGCTTACTAACCACTACTATTGTCCAGGCGCTTTGCGAGCATTAGCCCTGGCAACAGATTTGcacggcagcccctccccccccacacacacacggggagcggggggggggcgatgcaCCGACTAGAAGCAGCCCACACAGGCAGCAAGCAGCAGGGATGATCGACAGCAGCGCCCTGCCACCGGGCAGACCCCGCCTCCCAACCCACCAGCCCCGCCAATCGGCGAGAGAGACGCCCCAGTCGTCACGCGCCCGGCTGCCCGGCCACCTCCTCTCGCCGGCGGGGCCCGGGCAAAGGGGACACGCAGTCCGGGAAACCACATTTGCATGGCCCAATGGGGCGGCCGCATGCAAATGAGGAAGGAGACGGTTGGCTGGATGTTGGCAGGATAACCCCGGCCGCGGCCGCCTTTGTCcctcagaggctgctgctgcggcGCGGCTGGCGGGTGCGGGCGGCGCAGCCGGAGCTGGGGCAGCGCAGGGGTCGCGGCAGGGCCCCCGCCGGTGTGtcgcgaggggcggggcgggcacgCTGCGGCCGGCGCCGCCTGCGGCTGCACGATGACTCTGGAGGAGCTGGCTCGAGAGCAGCAGGCGATGGGCAGGTaccgcggctggggggggggggggggctcggcacgggggcggggggcgctgcctgTCAGCCGATCGCGGGGCCGGGGCGCTGCTGCCGGGCCGGCTGACAGGGGCCTCGGCTTGTGCTTGCTGCTCGCAGGATGGAGACGGCGGGGAGCGCGCTGGAGGAAGTTCTCAGCAAAGCTCTGACCCAGAGGAGCGTCACCATCGGCGTCTACGAGGCTGCCAAGCTGCTCAACGTGTGAGTGAGCGGCCCGGGGCCCCCTGCTGCTGTCTGGTAGCCCCCCGGGCAAAGGGGGGCACAGCcggctgccctgccagcctgtgGAGCGAGCGGGTCCCCGCCTCATGCCTGGTTGCGGGGAGAGCACCTCAGCCCGTGCCTGGGCAGAGTGGGGAGCATCTGTGTGTGCTTGGGTGGAGGGGGGACACCCCGTGGGCACGGCCAGCAGGCACCTAGGGATGTGTCTGTAGATACTGTGTGTAGACAGCTCTCACCTTGTGAACATGCCTGTGCCCCTGGTTGcttaccaccaccacccccatccACCTTACAGAGTAGCTTCTGCATGTGTCCAAGCTGTGACATTGTGTATTGTTTCATTGGCGTGTGTCCGTGTTAAACATGACATTGGGCATTCATTGTGACTAATCGGTCTGTGTTGTTTCTTCCCTTGCAGGGATCCGGATAATGTGGTGCTTTGTTTGCTAGCTGCAGACGAGGAGGATGATCGGGATGTTGCTTTGCAAATCCACTTCACCTTGATCCAGGCTTTCTGCTGTGAGAATGACATTAACATCCTGCGAGTGAGCAACCCAGGCCGGTTGGcagagctgctgcttctgggggcgAATGGGGGAGCTGAGCAGCCTGCAGACCTGCACTGTGTGCTTGTCACAGTAAGTGACAATTCCATTTTCCCTCCCCCATAACAGGAGCACAAAAGACTGGCTGGCACAGAATTCCCTTATTGCTGCTTGGCTGGCTCTCTGAGGCCTATTCCTCACATTATTACAATGGGCTTCGCTGTTGAGATAAATCAAATCTGGGTTTGAATTTACACTTGCCACCCCCAGATGAGAGAGTGCTCAGACCTGGAACTTGGATCAGACCCATCCTGCCCTTTTCCCTACTTTATTTCCTGTACTAAGGTCATTGCACCGGAGCTGTTCCTGATTTGATCATAAAAGATCTTCCCGCTATGGACATGTTCAAACATGTTAGATCCTGTCAGCAGCAGCCTCCtgtatttttctttccttattaCAAATTGGCTCAGAGTAGAGATTAGATAGTGCAGAGTAGTTGATTTTAGAGTGAGAAGAATTTTTTCATTTAAAGTTCCAGCAAGGTTGAATACTTTGGTAATAATTTCTTAATTCTAACCCATGCTCAAAAGCTACCATGTAAATTTCTCTGGAGAAAAATAAGGTAATTACTCAACTATGATCTACCTGCTCTTTCGAGACAGCAGGAAAAAGGGTAGAGAATTTTCTGCTTAAAAAGTGGAGTAAATTTACGTGCATGCAACTCCTATTTCAATATTTTTCCCTATACAAAATAATTCTCAAAACACATGTTCATTATTCCCATTATGTGCAATACTGCACAAGAGTTACAAAAGTAATCTGAAGCAGTGTTCCACCTGTTTGTTTTGTATTTCTGGATTATAGGTTTAGATGCGGTAGCATAGGAGCAGTGTAATGTTCTTGAAGCTATTTTCCACAACTGCTCTACAATATCCTGACACTGTCATGAACCTCTGACAGAAATCTATGGGAATTGTGGCCTACTCTATATAATATTGTTTCAAATATACCAGATTATGAACGTGTGTGTATGCGGTATCATGAACACTAAAAAGAATCCCTATCAGTGTAGTCATGTATATACCAGAGGATTTCAAGAAACCTCTAAaggattttaaattatttgtatcAAATTAAAATCAGGAGAAAGATCCAGCCCAGCTTTGCATTTGGATATTAGTTGTATATTAGTTAGTAGCACTATCTTTTTGCATTAGTGATTTTAAGACCattcagttttgttttaaaaagcttttttttttttttccccccagaatccCCATGCATCTCAATGGAAGGATCCAGCATTGAGTCAGCTGATTTGCTTTTGCCGGGAAAGTCGCTACATGGATCAGTGGGTCCCAGTGATTAATCTCCCTGAGCGGTGATGGCATTTGGATGAAAACTAATTGAACAAAATTGCActgaaattttgaaatactttagtGGTTGGTCAGGAAATAAATCCCTATACCTGATGCAAGGATTACAAACAACTGATGTCAAATGGGTAGACTGAGATTGAACAACATGGTGTGTAGGGCTGAAGGAAGTTAACTTTATGGCTGCAAAGTCATGGGAATGAAAACAGAACCTGTGTTGAAAGAGTTATAAGCAAATGTCACTAAAGGAACTAAAAACCATGTAGGAAGATTTAAGAAGCTGCACAGTTGAGTTACTTTCGAAGTGCACCAAACATGAAGTTTTAAAACTGCAACTAGTAGTTTCTGGTTTAAAACACCTTTAATATGAAAGAGCAAAAAGgttaattaaaactttttttaaaaaaatttattgTATTTTGGGATGTTTATGCTCAAGGTTTTATGCTAAGATATACTAAGTTATTTTATGATATTGACAAAGATTTTATTTATGCTATGAACTTCAGAACCAGAATACCATTAAGCAACTCATATACAACTACACCActtgttttaataaaataaaatgttaacagCTACATTAATATAATTTGTTTGAAACTGGATGGTGTTTATTTTActgaaataaaaattttaaaacctCAAATCCTAATGTTAAGTTTTATTTTCTCTCCAAATTCTCGACTCTGCAATGCTAGGGGCTGAATCTGAAGCTAGTTCCTGTTAGCAGACAGGCATCCCATATATATAGAAGTTATAGGAGCAAGCCTTTAAGTGAAATGTGGGTTGAATTCCTAAACTatcatttataaaaaaaagtagATCTTTGAGAATGGGGCCTGCTATATATTATTCAAGCacttcaaaagcacctaagtgactCAGTAGCCCAGGACCTgttggaagtcattgagttggaTGCTTTTGAGAATTTTACAGCAATGTTCCTAATTTGAAAAGTTGACTTTGTAGTGTTATGTTTTTGATCCATGAACTTTGTAGTAACTTTGTAGAACCTTGCAGGCCAAGAAGGAACCTAAGAGGTTAATCAATCT contains:
- the GADD45A gene encoding growth arrest and DNA damage-inducible protein GADD45 alpha; protein product: MTLEELAREQQAMGRMETAGSALEEVLSKALTQRSVTIGVYEAAKLLNVDPDNVVLCLLAADEEDDRDVALQIHFTLIQAFCCENDINILRVSNPGRLAELLLLGANGGAEQPADLHCVLVTNPHASQWKDPALSQLICFCRESRYMDQWVPVINLPER